The DNA window ACGTACTTGTTCAGCAGCTCCGGGCCTTTGATGTTCAGGAATGAGGCGGTGGAGCCGCTGGCCACCGACCCGACCCCATCATCCTCACCCATACGTTCGGAGAGCGAGGCGGCCACAGCTTTGGCGATCATCGTCTTGCCGCATCCGGGAGGCCCGTAGAGCAGGATCCCCTTGGGGGCGGAGAGTCCGTGCTCGCGGTAGAGGTCGGCGTGGAGGAACGGCAGCTCGACGGCGTCACGGATCTGTTCGATCTGGCCGTCCAGTCCCCCGATGTCGGCATAGGAGACATCGGGGCTCTCCTCCAGGACCACGTCCTCGACCTCGGAGAGCGGCACGATCTCTGTGGCTGTGCCGGTGCGCAGGTCCACGATGACGGCGTCGCCGACCCGGACCGGCTGGTCTGCCTTCTGCTGGGGCTCGGCGGAGAGGGTCACCACCCGTTCGTCCTCCCCGCGGGCGAGGATGAGCAGACGCTCATCCGGCAGCACCTCTTTGACCCGCGCGATCTCACCGGTGCGTTCGGGCTCCAGGATCGCCACGACGGTGAAGTTCTCGTTGAGGAGCACTTCGACGCCGGCGGTGAGCTTCTCCACCTCGATCAGCGGCGAGACGCTCACACGCAGCTTGCGCCCGGCATGCAGAACATCCACACCCGCGGCGGTGGCCGCCTCGATCTCCCGACCCTCCCGCTGCGCATGCGCGGGCCGGTAGGCGATCACTGTGGCGAAGGTGAAGGGAGCCTGCCCGTCGGCCTCCAGAGCCTTCTTCAGCTCCTGCATCTCGTTGCGCGTGACCTCGAGCAGATCCGCCATCCGCTTGTTGTTCCGCCCTGCGGTCTGCAGCTGGTGCTCGAGCTGGCGGATCCGCTCCCTGGACTCGGTGCTCTCAGGGCGGACGTGTGCGGGCTCATCCATCGCGCGGCACCTCCTTCGCCTGATCTGCGATCTTCTGTGCATACGCGGCCGTCTTGCGGCTCTTCTTCCCGGAGACGGTCCGGGTCTTCAGCGCGGTGGGGTCCCAGCCTTCCTCGGCGTCCGGATCGTCCTTCCAGCGCTCACCAGGCCAGGCGGCACGATCCTCGGAGCTGGCCTCGGAGACCTTCTCCCGCTTCTTCAGCTGCAGCGGGGTCTGGTCCTCGGCCAGCCGCCGTGCCGAGAGCAGGAAACCGGTGTGGGCCACCATCCGGTGATCCGGGCGCACGGCCAGACCGTCCACGTTCCAGGTGCGCAACATGGTCTCATGCGCCTCAGGCTCGGTGAAGCCCCCGGAGGCCCGCAGCGCCTCAGCCAGCCGCGACATCTGGGTCACCGAGGCCACGTAGCTGACCCACACCCCACCGGGAGCGAGGATCTGCTTGACCGCCTCCAGACATTCCCAGGGCGCGAGCATGTCCAGGACCACACGGTCCACGGAGCCGGGCTCCTCCGCGCGGAGTGCCTCCTCCTGCATGTCCCCCACCCGGACCTGCCAGCCAGGGTGCTCCTGACCGAAGAAGGCCTCCACATTGCCCACGGCGATGTCGCGGAAGTCCTCGCGGCGCTCATAGGAGTGCACGGTGCCCTGATCGCCCACAGCACGCAGCAGAGAGATGGAGAGGGCCCCGGAGCCGACTCCGGCCTCCACCACATGGGCCCCGGGGAAGATGTCGGCCACCTGGACGATTTGGGCAGAGTCTTTGGGATAGACCACGGTGGCCCCGCGCGGCATCGAGAGCACGTAGTCGTTGAGCAGCGGCCGCAGGACCTGGTATTCATAGCCGGCGTCGTTGGCGATCACGATCCCCTCGGAGCGGCCGATCAGCGTATCGTGGCGCAACACGCCCTGATGCGTGTGCCATTCTCCGCCGTCCTGCAGGGTGATGGTGCTGGGCTTCCCCTTGCGATCCGTGAGCTGGACGCGCTGGCCGGCACGCAGCGGCCCCTTCCGCATATGTGCACCGATAGGTCCGTGAGTCATCCTCTCAGCCTATCGCTGATGCCCTCTTCAGCGCTTCGCCGAAGTCTCGCTCTCGCTATGCGGATGCTCTCTCCTGCGCCCTGCCAGAGGAAGAAGCAGATCATCGTGGCCACCACCACCAGCACCAGGTTGGTCTGCGGTCCTGCGAGGAACACCTGCCACATCACGAACCCGACCAGCAGGCCCACCACAGCGCGACCGGCCCAACCGGCGGCCAGCATCCCGCGGCCCTGATCCCCGGTGATCTGCCAGACCACCGACTCCACCAGCCGCCCGCCGTCGAGCGGGTTTCCGGGCAACAGGTTGAACAGCCCCACCAGAAGGTTCACCAGCACGGTGACCTCGGCGAGCAGGCCCACCACTGCTGTGGGCTCCAGGGCCTGGATGAGGGCCCAGCCGACCCCAGCGATGACCAGATTCGCCGCCGGCCCGGCCAGCGAGACGGCGAGGGACTTCCCCGGCGTCGCGTCGTGGGCGACGAACTGGGTATGACCGCCCCAGAGGTTCAGTTCGATCTCGGTGGAGGGCCAGCCGAAGACGCGGGCGCTGAGCGCATGGGCGAGCTCATGCGCCAGCACCGAGAGCATCAGCAGCAGAGCGTAGCCCAGCGCCACGGCATAGGCGCCGAGACCGATCTCCGGGAAGATGCGCGAGACCTGAGGTCCGAAGAGCACCACGATGGCCGCGGTGACCAGGAACCAGGAGTACTGGAAGCGGATCGGGGTGCCCGCGATCCGCGCCAGGGTGATGCCGCTGCGCGAGGCCATCGGCGCTGCTAGGCCGCCGGGACCGGGTCAGCGAGCAGCTCTTCGAGCTGGCGCACGTCCACCCCGGCGAGTGTGGGCAGCAGGTGCCACCGCTCCGACTCGGGCAGCTCGGTGAAGTGCGGCACGGCCACCGTCACCAGCCCGGAGGCGGCCGCGGCCGCGGTCCCTGGCACAGAGTCTTCGATGGCGATGCACCGCGAAGCGCTCAGCTCTTCGCCGCGGCGCTGCCGGTGGTCAGCTCCCATGGTCTCGAAGGCCAGGTGGTAGGCCTCCGGATCCGGCTTGCCCCGGCTGACCATGTCACCAGAGACGATGAACTCCATCTGGCCAGCGGGAAGTGCCTCCACGATCGCCTCGGCCAGAGGACGGTGGCTCATTGTGACCAGCGCGCTGCGCACCCCGGCCTCATGCACGCTGGCCAACAGCTCGCGGGCGCCCGGACGCCACGGCATGGACTCGCGGGCCCGAGCGGCCACACGCGTGATCAGCCAGTCGATGATCTCCTGGCTCTGCATCCGCACACCGGCCTGCTGCAGCATCGAGGCGCTGTAGGTCAGCGCCTGTCCCACCAGGTGATGGGCCTGCTCCTCGGACCAGGTGCCGCCGTAGGACTCCACCAGTTCATATTCTGCGGCGATCCAATACGGCTCGGTGTCCACCAGCGTGCCGTCCATATCCCAGAAGACGGCCTGGAGCGCAGACGCGGAGGTCGAGGTCAGAGCGGTGGGGGCAGAAGACATGCAGACCATCGTACGCTTCTCAAGCCAACGGCAGCGGACTAGTGTGAGAAACGTGAGTGAGGAGAACGAGTCCGAGGACCAACTGCCCTCCGGCATCGACCGGGCGGCTCGACTGGCTGCCTATCTGCGCGCCGCGGGGACCAATATCGGCCGCGACGACACCGGTGCCATGCCGGCCCTGCGCCCTCGGCGCTCCCCCTCCTCAGAGAGCGGTCGGCCCACCATCATGGTGGTGGCCTTCGAAGGGTGGAACGACGCCGGCGGGGCGGCCACGGCGGCTGTGCGCGGACTCAGCCAGACCTTCGATGCTGAGCTGCTGGAGCGTCTCGAGGACGAGAACTACTACGACTACCAGTTCACCCGCCCGAAGATCCGCAAGACCGGCACGGGATCCCAGCGCGAGCTGATCTGGCCCTCGACGAAGTTCTACCGGGCTGTGCCGCCCTCCGGCGAGTTCGAACTGCTGCTGGTCCAGGGTGTGGAACCCAGCTTCCGCTGGCAGGCCTTCACCGCTGACCTGCTGACCCGTGCGGCCGAGCAGCACGTCTCCGGAGTGGTCCTGGTGGGCGCACTGCTGGCCGATGTGCCGCACAGCCGTCCGATCCCAGCTTCCCTCTCCAGTGAGGATGAGCACCTCCAGGACATCCTGGAGATCGACGAGCCCACCTATGAGGGGCCCACCGGCATCGTGGGCGTGCTGGCCCACACCGCCTTCCACGCCGGCGTCCCCGCGGTCTCACTGTGGGCCGCGGTGCCCCACTACGTGGGACAGGCTCCCTCTCCCAAAGCCCAGCTGGCCCTGATGCGCCAGCTGGAGGATCTCCTCGGCCTCACACTGGACGTGGAGGAGGTCGCCGAGGACGCAGAGGCGTGGGAACGCGGCGTGGACGACCTCGCTCAGGACGATGACGAGATCGCCGACTATGTCAAACGCCTGGAAGAGGCCACAGACACCACCAGTCTGCCGGAGGCCAGCGGAGAGGCCATCGCCCACGAGTTCGAGCGCTACCTGCGCCGGCGCAGACCACCTGAGCCGTAGCGAGAGGCCGGCGGAGGAGGTCGGTCAGCGAGAGAGGTCCAGGCCCAACAGCGCCTGGACCACCTGCTGCACTCGGCTCCGGCCGGTTCCGGCGGCCAGGTGTCCGGCCGCCCACATGTCCAGCTGATCCAGCGCAGCGGGGGCATTGAGGTTCTGCGACAGCGCCGACTGCAGAGCGTACTGCAGGTCTTCGGGCTGGCCGTCGGTCTCGGTGCCGACGTCGGGCGTCGACTCCCAGGCCTGCTTCCACCGGCTGAGCCGGTCC is part of the Nesterenkonia lacusekhoensis genome and encodes:
- the arc gene encoding proteasome ATPase, which codes for MDEPAHVRPESTESRERIRQLEHQLQTAGRNNKRMADLLEVTRNEMQELKKALEADGQAPFTFATVIAYRPAHAQREGREIEAATAAGVDVLHAGRKLRVSVSPLIEVEKLTAGVEVLLNENFTVVAILEPERTGEIARVKEVLPDERLLILARGEDERVVTLSAEPQQKADQPVRVGDAVIVDLRTGTATEIVPLSEVEDVVLEESPDVSYADIGGLDGQIEQIRDAVELPFLHADLYREHGLSAPKGILLYGPPGCGKTMIAKAVAASLSERMGEDDGVGSVASGSTASFLNIKGPELLNKYVGETERHIRVIFSRARERASAGHPVVVFFDEMEALFRTRGTGVSSDVETTIVPQLLAEIDGVESLDNVIVIGASNREDMIDPAILRPGRLDVKIRVQRPSAEGAKEILRIHLGGQVPLRAGEVAEHGGREQALEALVEAVVGRLYPAHADLVSGAVLSNIVDRAKKAAIKEFLGTAGAAEAKGLTLEHLLAGTEAELEDQRRMAPENLAVPAEFLRGDGPGGTGGAA
- a CDS encoding site-2 protease family protein, yielding MASRSGITLARIAGTPIRFQYSWFLVTAAIVVLFGPQVSRIFPEIGLGAYAVALGYALLLMLSVLAHELAHALSARVFGWPSTEIELNLWGGHTQFVAHDATPGKSLAVSLAGPAANLVIAGVGWALIQALEPTAVVGLLAEVTVLVNLLVGLFNLLPGNPLDGGRLVESVVWQITGDQGRGMLAAGWAGRAVVGLLVGFVMWQVFLAGPQTNLVLVVVATMICFFLWQGAGESIRIARARLRRSAEEGISDRLRG
- a CDS encoding PAC2 family protein — translated: MPALRPRRSPSSESGRPTIMVVAFEGWNDAGGAATAAVRGLSQTFDAELLERLEDENYYDYQFTRPKIRKTGTGSQRELIWPSTKFYRAVPPSGEFELLLVQGVEPSFRWQAFTADLLTRAAEQHVSGVVLVGALLADVPHSRPIPASLSSEDEHLQDILEIDEPTYEGPTGIVGVLAHTAFHAGVPAVSLWAAVPHYVGQAPSPKAQLALMRQLEDLLGLTLDVEEVAEDAEAWERGVDDLAQDDDEIADYVKRLEEATDTTSLPEASGEAIAHEFERYLRRRRPPEP
- a CDS encoding HAD family hydrolase, which gives rise to MSSAPTALTSTSASALQAVFWDMDGTLVDTEPYWIAAEYELVESYGGTWSEEQAHHLVGQALTYSASMLQQAGVRMQSQEIIDWLITRVAARARESMPWRPGARELLASVHEAGVRSALVTMSHRPLAEAIVEALPAGQMEFIVSGDMVSRGKPDPEAYHLAFETMGADHRQRRGEELSASRCIAIEDSVPGTAAAAASGLVTVAVPHFTELPESERWHLLPTLAGVDVRQLEELLADPVPAA
- a CDS encoding tRNA (adenine-N1)-methyltransferase, giving the protein MTHGPIGAHMRKGPLRAGQRVQLTDRKGKPSTITLQDGGEWHTHQGVLRHDTLIGRSEGIVIANDAGYEYQVLRPLLNDYVLSMPRGATVVYPKDSAQIVQVADIFPGAHVVEAGVGSGALSISLLRAVGDQGTVHSYERREDFRDIAVGNVEAFFGQEHPGWQVRVGDMQEEALRAEEPGSVDRVVLDMLAPWECLEAVKQILAPGGVWVSYVASVTQMSRLAEALRASGGFTEPEAHETMLRTWNVDGLAVRPDHRMVAHTGFLLSARRLAEDQTPLQLKKREKVSEASSEDRAAWPGERWKDDPDAEEGWDPTALKTRTVSGKKSRKTAAYAQKIADQAKEVPRDG